The Candidatus Peregrinibacteria bacterium genome includes a window with the following:
- the prfB gene encoding peptide chain release factor 2: MTHTELLESSAELLKNIQNGWDCLHPQKIAQEIAELKIKSESPSFWGNQEEAKSVSKHLAALQKKETLWTGLLSDTKSLLELIEMVEENSPELSDLEKEYISTLQKYSKAETDLYLSGEYDDHGAILEITAGAGGTESQDFAEMLLRMELRFAERMGWKTEILEKSDGQEAGIKSVIVEVNGENAFGYLQGEKGTHRLVRQSPFNAKNLRQTSFAGIMVSPLLEATDAEDVSIEEKDIRVDTFRAQGAGGQHVNKTDSAVRITHFPTNIVVTCQNQRSQHQNREKAMQILRSRLVEEKRLEEERKTAAIRGEHVSAEWGTQIRNYVLHPYKLVKDVRTQHETTNPDLVLDGELEEFAKKFLEWKTRKQHRE; encoded by the coding sequence ATGACACACACCGAACTCCTCGAATCATCGGCCGAACTTCTCAAAAATATCCAAAATGGATGGGATTGTCTTCATCCTCAAAAAATTGCGCAGGAAATTGCGGAACTCAAGATAAAATCGGAGAGTCCGAGTTTTTGGGGAAATCAGGAAGAAGCGAAAAGTGTCTCCAAACATTTGGCAGCTCTACAAAAAAAAGAGACTCTTTGGACAGGTCTTCTCTCCGACACAAAAAGCCTTTTGGAACTTATTGAAATGGTGGAAGAAAATTCTCCGGAACTTTCAGATCTGGAAAAAGAATATATATCTACTTTGCAAAAATATTCGAAAGCAGAAACAGACCTCTATCTTTCTGGAGAATATGATGATCACGGAGCAATCCTGGAAATTACTGCCGGAGCGGGAGGAACAGAGTCTCAGGATTTCGCGGAAATGCTTCTTCGCATGGAACTCAGATTTGCAGAACGCATGGGATGGAAAACGGAAATTCTCGAAAAATCTGACGGGCAAGAAGCCGGAATTAAAAGTGTTATCGTTGAAGTAAATGGAGAAAATGCATTTGGATATTTACAGGGTGAAAAAGGAACTCATCGGCTTGTACGCCAATCTCCATTTAATGCCAAAAATCTGAGACAAACTTCTTTTGCCGGAATTATGGTTTCTCCGCTTCTTGAAGCAACTGATGCCGAAGATGTTTCCATCGAAGAAAAAGATATTCGTGTCGATACTTTTCGCGCGCAAGGCGCTGGCGGTCAGCATGTCAACAAAACTGATTCTGCGGTGCGTATTACGCATTTTCCAACAAATATCGTAGTTACCTGCCAAAATCAAAGGTCTCAACATCAGAATCGAGAAAAAGCGATGCAAATACTTCGCTCACGACTCGTGGAAGAAAAAAGATTAGAAGAAGAGAGAAAGACCGCGGCAATTCGTGGAGAACACGTTTCTGCAGAGTGGGGAACACAAATTCGAAATTACGTACTTCATCCGTATAAACTCGTAAAAGATGTTCGTACTCAACATGAAACAACGAATCCTGATCTTGTGCTCGATGGAGAACTCGAAGAATTTGCAAAAAAATTTTTAGAATGGAAAACGAGGAAACAACATCGAGAATAA
- a CDS encoding O-antigen ligase family protein, whose translation MMIFCLPIAFSLETFQVFEINKFSLFVLLESLILLLFAIGLICSVIQIFIPQKFGWTQVFFLLFLLSIVLSGALGHAPLLSFWGSSYRHFGGFLVIHLLLLGTLISALRPTEKERFTFFIFPLLLGGILQGILGIFQYISPESFFTELKIENAILRSYGTLGHPNFFAQFLLFPFFGALGILFNRKERLMLRIFALSAALFSFLGIILSQGRGVFLGLIFGSVLFILLSVPKCGHFLMRYLGKIFVGMSLFAVGIAFSLPLFFPYLESFLGERARSVETRMLLWEKVPEMISEAPFFGVGLENFPIAIAPFISPKIFELEHFMSFADRSHNFFLDILVQCGIFGFFSFLGFLYCVFSVKSRKKFHQTNRKYIAGITAILVAWQFGFPVVTDAVLFTIFLALFFTPSSQKSSDTKMKWRKSISVLLVGISVFSLFGMIRIWNADRLFLNGTENNNLSEVVAAAKSLPWERGYLSDAVSMLQAENRLPEAEKMIRKFLKLNPFSGEGYYLLASTFFQKNEYDLMEMALQKMEKLDPKNPKLWELWGNAEYAKKNYEAAEKKFEHYLKIAPKYWKIPENDREKNEKIQLFFEENPNFWENIQMLAETEKALKNEEKYEEYCAFLPSDSFYTCK comes from the coding sequence ATGATGATTTTTTGTCTTCCCATTGCGTTTTCCCTGGAAACATTTCAGGTATTTGAGATTAATAAATTTTCACTGTTTGTTCTTTTGGAAAGCCTGATCCTTTTGCTTTTTGCCATTGGATTAATTTGTAGTGTCATACAAATTTTCATTCCTCAAAAATTTGGCTGGACGCAGGTATTTTTTCTTCTTTTTCTCCTGAGTATTGTCCTTTCCGGAGCGCTTGGACACGCTCCGCTGCTTTCCTTCTGGGGATCTTCGTATCGCCATTTTGGGGGATTCTTGGTCATCCATCTCCTGCTTCTCGGAACCCTCATTTCTGCTTTAAGACCGACAGAAAAAGAACGGTTTACTTTTTTTATTTTCCCACTACTTCTTGGTGGAATCCTTCAAGGAATTTTGGGGATTTTTCAATACATTTCCCCTGAGAGTTTTTTCACAGAACTCAAGATTGAGAATGCTATTTTAAGAAGTTATGGGACACTCGGTCATCCGAATTTTTTTGCGCAGTTTCTTTTGTTCCCATTCTTTGGCGCACTGGGGATTTTGTTCAATAGAAAAGAAAGGCTGATGCTTCGCATCTTTGCTCTTTCAGCAGCATTATTTTCGTTTCTCGGAATAATTTTGAGTCAAGGACGAGGCGTGTTTTTGGGACTCATATTCGGAAGCGTTCTCTTCATTCTCCTTTCTGTTCCGAAATGTGGACATTTTTTGATGAGATATTTGGGGAAAATATTTGTGGGAATGAGCTTATTCGCTGTCGGAATAGCATTCTCCCTTCCTCTTTTTTTTCCATATTTAGAGTCATTTTTGGGAGAAAGGGCAAGAAGCGTTGAAACTCGAATGCTGCTCTGGGAAAAAGTCCCAGAAATGATTTCAGAAGCTCCATTTTTTGGTGTGGGTCTCGAAAATTTTCCGATCGCAATTGCTCCATTCATTTCTCCAAAAATCTTTGAACTCGAACACTTCATGAGTTTTGCAGATCGAAGCCATAATTTTTTTCTTGATATCCTCGTACAGTGCGGAATTTTTGGTTTTTTTTCCTTTTTAGGTTTTCTTTATTGTGTCTTTTCTGTGAAATCGAGGAAAAAATTTCACCAAACAAATCGAAAATACATTGCGGGCATTACGGCAATTCTGGTGGCATGGCAATTTGGATTTCCAGTAGTCACTGACGCCGTTTTATTTACCATATTTTTGGCGCTTTTCTTCACACCTTCTTCGCAAAAATCTTCTGATACAAAAATGAAGTGGCGAAAAAGTATTTCTGTTCTTCTTGTTGGAATTTCCGTATTTTCTCTTTTTGGGATGATCAGAATTTGGAATGCGGATCGTCTATTTCTGAATGGCACAGAAAATAATAACTTGTCTGAGGTTGTTGCTGCCGCAAAATCTTTGCCATGGGAAAGAGGATATCTTTCAGATGCTGTAAGCATGCTCCAAGCAGAAAATCGTCTTCCTGAAGCCGAAAAAATGATTCGTAAATTTCTGAAGCTCAATCCGTTTTCAGGAGAAGGATATTATCTTTTAGCATCAACATTTTTCCAAAAAAATGAATATGATTTGATGGAAATGGCTTTGCAAAAAATGGAAAAACTTGATCCAAAAAATCCAAAACTTTGGGAGCTCTGGGGAAATGCAGAATACGCGAAGAAAAATTATGAAGCTGCCGAGAAAAAATTCGAACACTATCTCAAAATTGCGCCCAAATATTGGAAAATTCCTGAAAATGACAGAGAAAAAAATGAAAAAATTCAGCTCTTTTTTGAAGAGAATCCAAATTTTTGGGAGAATATCCAGATGCTCGCAGAAACTGAGAAAGCTCTGAAGAATGAAGAAAAATATGAGGAATACTGCGCATTTCTCCCAAGCGATTCTTTTTATACGTGCAAATAG
- a CDS encoding RNA methyltransferase, which translates to MKKFEIPTGVYPDENRDGMTKSGFSILLPDIRSGWNVGAFFRTADGLHVEHIYLTGITPYPPHKEIVKTALGAENMVPWSYHVNSEDVVKELKMSGITIVALETGRDSISIEKFIPKFPLCLIVGNEIDGIPETILKLTDEKICIPMRGKKESFNVAIAGAIAMWEIAKHKIQSTKQKK; encoded by the coding sequence ATGAAGAAATTTGAGATTCCCACTGGAGTTTATCCCGATGAAAATCGGGACGGAATGACAAAAAGTGGCTTTTCCATCCTTCTCCCCGACATTCGGAGCGGATGGAATGTCGGCGCATTTTTCCGAACCGCAGATGGACTTCACGTTGAGCATATTTATCTCACGGGAATTACGCCATATCCTCCACATAAAGAAATCGTAAAAACCGCTCTCGGTGCAGAAAACATGGTACCGTGGAGTTATCATGTGAATTCAGAGGACGTAGTCAAAGAATTGAAAATGAGCGGAATTACAATTGTTGCACTGGAGACAGGAAGAGATTCTATTTCCATCGAAAAATTCATCCCGAAATTTCCTCTCTGTCTCATTGTCGGGAATGAAATCGATGGCATTCCAGAAACAATCCTGAAACTCACCGATGAAAAAATTTGTATTCCCATGAGGGGAAAAAAGGAAAGCTTTAATGTGGCAATTGCAGGAGCGATCGCGATGTGGGAAATAGCAAAGCACAAAATACAAAGTACAAAACAAAAAAAATAG
- the miaB gene encoding tRNA (N6-isopentenyl adenosine(37)-C2)-methylthiotransferase MiaB, whose protein sequence is MPKTRSQKKRLRKFYLKTFGCQMNYSDSERLETVLESLNLKKSEVMEDADIVLLNTCSIKQHAEDRVYGFVHNAKKAKKLVGLTGCMVKKSSTQKDEEHDPLLKKHETIDLVFRIEDLPKVPDLLQKYDPKLKRPEYEFDTEDYFHISPKLQENFRAFVPIMTGCDKFCTYCVVPFTRGRERSRPFRDIVKECKNHVANGVKEITLVGQNVNAYFLDDSKKKMLQKQTDFAVLLEKVAEIPKLKRLKFTSPHPRHMGNDVLQVIARNENISRSIHLPVQSGSSSVLQKMGRDYRIEKFKEITKRARELIPGVTLTTDIIVGFSGETEEDFQKTLKLFDEEQFLMAYISKYSPRKGTFAGEKMPDDISRKEKKRRLDIANEKLKKTALHENKRAVGTREYALIESVNAKNIATGKTEFGRTAMVPVGKKGKRFIGEIVPVKITEADTWVVRGELL, encoded by the coding sequence ATGCCAAAAACTCGTTCTCAAAAAAAGCGGCTCAGAAAATTTTATCTGAAAACTTTTGGATGTCAGATGAATTATTCTGATTCCGAACGTCTTGAAACAGTTCTCGAAAGTCTGAATCTGAAAAAATCAGAAGTTATGGAAGATGCCGATATTGTTCTTCTCAACACTTGTTCCATCAAACAACACGCGGAGGATCGCGTGTATGGTTTTGTGCACAACGCGAAAAAAGCAAAAAAACTCGTGGGACTTACGGGATGTATGGTAAAAAAATCTTCTACACAAAAAGATGAAGAACATGATCCGCTTCTCAAAAAACATGAAACAATTGATCTCGTCTTTCGGATTGAAGATTTGCCAAAAGTTCCAGATTTATTACAAAAGTATGATCCGAAATTAAAACGTCCGGAATATGAATTCGACACAGAAGATTATTTCCATATTTCCCCAAAACTTCAGGAAAATTTTCGCGCATTTGTCCCAATTATGACCGGATGTGACAAGTTCTGTACGTATTGTGTTGTGCCATTTACGAGGGGAAGAGAGAGGTCTCGCCCGTTTCGAGATATTGTAAAAGAATGTAAAAACCATGTAGCAAACGGAGTGAAGGAAATCACTCTCGTGGGACAAAATGTGAATGCATATTTTCTCGATGACTCAAAAAAGAAAATGCTTCAAAAGCAAACAGATTTTGCAGTGCTTCTCGAAAAAGTTGCGGAAATTCCAAAACTCAAACGACTCAAATTTACCTCTCCACATCCTCGGCACATGGGAAACGATGTTCTTCAAGTAATCGCGAGGAATGAAAATATTTCCCGAAGTATTCATCTCCCGGTGCAATCGGGATCATCTTCTGTACTTCAAAAAATGGGCCGCGATTATCGCATTGAAAAATTTAAAGAAATCACGAAACGCGCTCGAGAACTTATTCCCGGAGTCACTCTTACCACCGATATTATTGTTGGATTCTCGGGCGAAACGGAAGAAGATTTCCAAAAAACGCTCAAACTTTTTGATGAGGAACAGTTTCTTATGGCATACATTTCCAAATATTCTCCGAGAAAAGGAACATTCGCCGGAGAAAAAATGCCCGATGATATTTCGCGAAAAGAAAAAAAAAGAAGGCTCGATATCGCAAATGAAAAACTTAAGAAAACAGCACTCCATGAAAATAAAAGGGCTGTCGGAACACGAGAATATGCGCTCATTGAATCGGTAAATGCAAAGAATATTGCGACGGGAAAAACTGAATTTGGGAGAACGGCAATGGTTCCAGTTGGAAAAAAAGGGAAGAGATTTATTGGGGAAATTGTTCCTGTGAAGATTACGGAAGCGGATACGTGGGTGGTGAGGGGAGAACTTCTCTGA